One Anopheles marshallii chromosome 3, idAnoMarsDA_429_01, whole genome shotgun sequence genomic region harbors:
- the LOC128710730 gene encoding probable 4-coumarate--CoA ligase 1 encodes MLSSVYDEATGTWYGPVVKSLFSPEASLGQIMFEALNRSPDRVIQQDMDTGRSLTYAEFQTRWIRFAQNLHSIGVRKGDMVTLANANSENLAPLACALLAIGVPFNPLAPSFNEDDMANMLQTTNPKLVFCDADNYEVVRRALLRVVANAEQLPPIYVFECARSDVKHAEDLLKETGQEKAFVAPYLGDSSKTIAVILCSSGTSGVHKAVELTHSKFIRQTTFHRFSPTPVVHFSFSAIYWLTGFNAMVNVFFNGGYRVITRKPFNVQQFYDAIEKCRANTVFTPPAHASAVLAHPRLKTVDFSSIRSWVVGGSSVPEQLRDRIDELLAPTGGRSLNVFGSSEVGGVALDWMKRKPGTVGPLMPNVKVRIVGEDGHRLGVGEQGELLIKGVEDFGGYYGNEEASENATDSDGFFRSGDVGCIDEEGFLRLIDRKKDIFKYRNYHVSPSDLEAIILRIDGVQNVCVVGVPDADGATDLPAAAIVRRTGAELDATQVRTIVDGQVSDFKRLRGGVYFIEELPKTESGKVLRRKVTEMIEDMNQPRQRDTANGV; translated from the exons ATGTTGAGTTCGGTGTATGATGAGGCTACTGGGACATGGTACGGCCCGGTAGTGAAGTCTCTGTTCAGCCCCGAGGCAAGCTTGGGACAAATCATGTTCGAAGCACTCAATCGCTCGCCGGATCGTGTGATACAGCAGGACATGGATACTGGGCGATCCTTAACGTACGCCGAGTTTCAAACCAGATGGATCCGTTTCGCACAGAACCTTCATTCGATCGGTGTGCGCAAGGGAGACATGGTAACGCTGGCCAATGCAAATAGCGAAAACCTAGCTCCGTTGGCTTGTGCGTTGTTGGCGATTGGAGTGCCGTTCAATCCACTGGCACCTAGCTTCAACGAGGACGATATGGCAAACATGCTGCAAACGACGAACCCGAAGCTTGTGTTTTGTGACGCGGACAACTATGAGGTAGTTCGAAGGGCTTTACTGCGAGTGGTAGCCAACGCGGAGCAGCTGCCACCAATCTACGTGTTCGAATGTGCCCGCAGTGATGTGAAACATGCCGAAGATTTGCTCAAGGAGACAGGGCAGGAGAAAGCTTTTGT GGCTCCATACCTTGGGGATTCTAGCAAAACGATAGCCGTTATCCTATGCTCCTCGGGAACGTCCGGTGTGCATAAAGCTGTTGAACTGACTCATAGTAAATTCATTCGCCAGACAACTTTCCACCGTTTTTCGCCAACACCGGTAGTTCACTTCAGCTTCAGCGCCATCTACTGGCTGACCGGGTTCAATGCCATGGTGAACGTTTTCTTCAACGGAGGGTACCGAGTCATCACGCGCAAACCATTCAACGTGCAGCAATTCTATGATGCGATTGAAAAGTGTCGTGCCAATACGGTTTTCACACCTCCGGCCCATGCCAGCGCAGTTTTAGCACATCCACGCTTGAAAACGGTTGATTTCAGCTCGATTCGCAGCTGGGTCGTCGGAGGTAGCTCCGTTCCGGAGCAGTTGCGTGATCGAATTGACGAGCTGCTCGCGCCGACTGGCGGCCGTTCGCTGAACGTATTCGGATCCTCCGAGGTGGGTGGCGTTGCGTTGGATTGGATGAAGCGAAAACCGGGCACCGTCGGTCCATTGATGCCCAACGTCAAGGTACGCATTGTGGGCGAGGACGGCCATCGGCTGGGCGTCGGAGAACAAGGCGAGCTACTAATAAAAGGGGTGGAAGATTTCGGCGGCTACTATGGCAATGAGGAGGCATCGGAAAATGCGACCGATTCGGATGGATTCTTCCGGTCCGGTGATGTCGGGTGCATCGACGAGGAAGGTTTCCTGCGCCTAATTGACCGAAAGAAGGACATCTTTAAGTATCGCAACTACCACGTGTCACCATCGGATCTGGAAGCGATCATTCTGCGCATTGACGGTGTGCAGAACGTTTGCGTGGTGGGAGTCCCGGATGCTGACGGTGCGACAGACCTGCCGGCGGCCGCCATTGTCCGGCGAACGGGCGCCGAGCTGGATGCCACACAGGTGCGCACCATCGTTGATGGACAGGTGTCCGATTTTAAGCGATTGCGCGGTGGTGTTTACTTTATCGAGGAACTCCCGAAAACCGAGAGCGGTAAGGTGCTGCGTCGGAAGGTCACCGAAATGATAGAGGACATGAATCAGCCTCGCCAGCGCGATACGGCTAATGGGGTGTAA
- the LOC128713348 gene encoding uncharacterized protein LOC128713348, translating to MALCTFDEQSRTWYGIQKEPIYNPKANVGEILNHILARTPDQIIQIDMDTSERMSCTAFRTRMIRFVQNLTDAGLRKGDIVAMANGNSENVAPLACALMTLGAPFNPLAPGFNEADMAHMLHLTEPKMIFCDESNFDVVSKAACTVFDNERPIYVFESSRTNVKHAEDLLKPTGREEQFVPPHLGDSQELLSMILCSSGTTGPPKGVCVTHAQTIAAIGSNPNSTPMTVFNFSPLYWGTGIYLLLSTFSSASTRLITRRPFSAETFFEAVEKYRANMVFMPPSYASQVALHERVAQVDFSSLRMLAMGGSYVSDALRDKLDQLLPNGRTYNTVGTSEIGWVSTDFGKRKPGSVGTPVVNIAIKIIDDAGNDLGVGEKGHVLIKGPEPFLGYYKNEEATRATIEERGFTRSGDVGYFDEEGYMYFIDREKDIFKYGGFHVSPSELEAIVAQIEGVSEVCVVGIPADAEHTTELPTAVIVRRAGSSLSAKQVTDIVDRKVSDFKRLRGGVYFMDQLPKTQTGKNLRRKVLEKVMSLVEGNNVDA from the exons ATGGCATTGTGTACGTTCGATGAGCAGAGTCGCACCTGGTACGGTATCCAAAAGGAGCCGATCTACAACCCCAAGGCGAACGTAGGCGAGATCCTCAACCATATCCTGGCTCGCACACCCGATCAGATTATCCAGATCGATATGGATACGAGCGAACGGATGAGTTGTACCGCGTTCCGCACGCGAATGATTCGTTTCGTGCAGAACTTAACGGATGCTGGTCTGCGCAAGGGTGACATCGTGGCGATGGCAAACGGAAACAGTGAGAATGTAGCTCCGCTCGCATGCGCACTGATGACGCTCGGGGCACCGTTTAATCCGTTGGCACCGGGGTTCAATGAGGCGGATATGGCACACATGTTGCATCTTACCGAACCGAAAATGATATTCTGTGACGAGAGCAATTTTGATGTAGTTTCCAAGGCCGCCTGTACAGTATTCGACAACGAGCGACCAATCTATGTGTTTGAGAGCTCGCGAACAAACGTGAAACACGCGGAAGATCTACTCAAACCAACTGGCCGGGAGGAACAATTTGT CCCACCACATCTGGGCGATTCGCAAGAGCTGCTATCGATGATTCTTTGCTCGTCGGGCACTACGGGACCACCGAAAGGTGTGTGCGTGACGCACGCACAGACAATCGCCGCGATTGGTTCCAATCCCAACTCAACCCCAATGACGGTGTTCAACTTCAGTCCACTCTACTGGGGCACCGGCATCTACCTGCTGCTCAGCACGTTCTCAAGCGCTTCGACACGCCTGATCACGCGCCGTCCATTCTCGGCGGAAACGTTCTTCGAAGCGGTGGAGAAGTACCGTGCCAACATGGTGTTCATGCCACCGTCGTACGCCAGTCAGGTCGCACTCCATGAGCGTGTGGCACAGGTGGACTTCTCCAGCCTACGGATGCTAGCAATGGGTGGAAGCTACGTTTCGGACGCACTGCGCGATAAGCTCGACCAACTGCTGCCAAACGGGCGAACGTACAATACGGTTGGTACGTCGGAAATCGGATGGGTCTCCACCGATTTCGGCAAACGGAAGCCAGGCTCAGTCGGAACGCCGGTAGTCAACATAGCCATAAAGATTATCGACGATGCGGGTAACGATTTGGGGGTCGGTGAGAAGGGACATGTATTGATTAAAGGACCCGAACCGTTCCTTGGTTACTACAAGAACGAAGAGGCCACGAGGGCGACAATCGAAGAACGGGGATTTACACGCTCTGGAGACGTGGGTTACTTCGACGAGGAAGGATACATGTACTTCATCGACCGGGAGAAGGACATCTTCAAGTACGGCGGGTTCCACGTCTCTCCAAGCGAGCTGGAGGCAATCGTTGCCCAAATTGAGGGTGTTTCGGAGGTTTGTGTCGTTGGTATTCCAGCGGATGCTGAGCATACCACCGAACTGCCAACAGCAGTTATCGTACGACGTGCTGGAAGCTCACTCAGTGCCAAGCAGGTGACGGATATTGTCGACCGGAAGGTGTCCGACTTTAAACGACTCCGTGGGGGAGTTTATTTCATGGATCAGTTACCGAAAACACAGACCGGGAAAAATTTGCGCCGTAAGGTGTTGGAGAAGGTGATGAGTTTGGTGGAGGGCAACAATGTAGATGCTTAA